The window AGGGTTTAAAGTTCTTAATAttacttattaaaaaaaaagagttcttATTTTTAGATTATctatctttttaattttttatatgttAGATAATTCCTATGTTCTGTTTTATATGACACAATTACAACATGGGAAATCAAATAAATTTTCATACACTCTCTTATAGATTTTTTTATAAGTACACTCTCTGAATGCAGTAACGGAGCCAGAAATTTATACAAAGGGGATTTAAAAAATATTAGAATGTCACACGATGTCGTAAAGGAATATTTGAATCCCCTTTGCCACTTCACTAGAATTTACGTTATGTCTAGGGGAttcaaaaaaatcatttttccgcTATTTACACACACGGTGTAATTTTTCAACAAAGGGGATTCGTTTCTGAATATTTTTAATTGTAGAAGTTGTGATTTGTAGTACTTTTCTGAATTTACTTTAGAAGATTTGACCCTGGAACTCCGAACCTCTTCATCCTTTTCGTGACAGGTggagtatatatatttttcattCTAGTCGTAATCAATTTGAATAACAGAAAGACAATTTTTTTTGGAATAAATGACTTGAATTTtgcctttttatttgtttttgtgaAAGGTGATCAAGGATACCAAGTTATTGGATCAGGATCTGTGATATAATTGGTGATGGCTCCGAGTATTAGGAAGGCAATTGGGGCAGTGAAAGATCAAACTAGTATAAGCCTAGCTAAAGTGGCCGGCAATGTTGCGCCAGACCTCGAAGTATTGGTTGTGAAAGCAACCACTCATGATAATGAGCCAGCAGATGAGAAATATATTAGGGAGATTTTGCACTTGACGTCCCATTCTAGAGGATATGTGAGCGCTTTTGTTTTTGCTGTGTCGAAGAGGTTAAGTAAAACCCACGATTGGGTTGTGGCGTTGAAGGCCTTAATGCTTGTGCATAGGCTGTTAACTGATGGAGATCCTGTACTCGGGCAAGAGATCATGTACGCAAGTCGGAGGGGGATGAGGGTCTTGAATATGTCCGATTTTCGTGATGAAGCTCACTCTAACTCGTGGGATCATTCTGGATTTGTTAGGACTTACGCCTTTTACTTGGATCAGAAGCTTGAGTTTACGGTCTATGATAGGAAGTTGAATGACGTTGATGACAAAAAGAGGTTTGAAGATGGTTATGGGATGGATAGGAGAGAGAGGTCCTATAGCGAGTTTGATGAGTCCGCTGGAAGGGGAGAGAAAAACGGTGTGACACCGGTCATAGAAATGAAGCCCGAGCGGGTTTTAGAGAGGTTGAATCAATTGCTTCAGCTTCTTGATAGGTTCTTGGCTTGTAGACCGACTGGGGCAGCAAAAAATAGTAGGATGGTGCTGGTGGCATTATATTCGCTAGTGAAGGAGAGCTTCAAGATTTATGCTGATATTTGTGAGGTATTACAGTTTTTGTTGGATCGGTTCGCAGAGATGGAGTATGCCGATTGCGTCAAGGCGTTTGATGCTTATGTTAATGCTGCAAAGATGATCGATGAACTTGTGGGAATTTACAATTGGTGCAAGGATATTGGGATTGCAAGGTCATCCGAGTTCCCAGAAGTGCAAATCATCACTGATAAGCTTTTGGGCACGCTTGAGGGCTTCTTGAGAGAGAGAGCAAATAGGCCAAGGAGCCCCGAGATAAGTCGGGTGGAGAGTTCATTAGCAGTTGAAGAGGAGAAACAACCAGATATGAATGAAATTAAAGCTCTTCCACCCCCAGAGAATTACATTTACACTCCTCCTCCTCAACCTGGACCTCAGCAAAGGCCAGATACTCAGCGGGTAACCGAAAACTTGGTTAATTTGAAGGATGATGGAGTGACAGCTGATGGCGAGGGTAATAAAATGGCGTTAGCTCTGTTTTCTGGTCCGGTAGCCAATGGAAATGGCTCGTGGGAAGCATTTCCGTCTGATGGAGAGGCCGGACAAGTAACTTCAGCTTGGCAGACACCGGCAGCTGAGATTGGCAAAGCTGATTGGGAGTTGGCATTGGTAGAAACTGCCAGTAATTTGTCAAAGCAAAAGGCTGATTTAGCAGGTGGTTTTGACTCACTCTTGTTAAACGGGATGTACGATCAGGGGACTGTGAGGCAGCACGTGAGTAATACTCAGGTGACTGGTGGGAGTGCCAGCAGCGTGGCATTGCCTGGACCAGGCAACAGTTCTAAACCTATGCTCGCTTTGCCTGCGCCTGATGGGACAGTCCAACCAGTAGGGAACCAAGATCCATTTGCTGCTTCACTTTCTGTGCCACCTCCTTCATACGTCCAAATGGCGGAATTGGAGAGGAAACAGCAGTTGCTAATGCAGGAACAACAGTTGTGGCAGCAATATGCGAGCAATGGGATGCAAGGCCAGATGGGTTTGTCCAAACTTGCTGGAACTACTTCAGGATACTACGGTGCTGGTATGCAACCATCAATGCCTTTTGGGATGCCACAAAATGCTGGAATGGGACAGCCAGCAGGTTATTACTTTACTCCCCTCTGAATCACCTCCTGGAAAATATATGGTATTTTTGCTGCATTGCAGtttttgttatgttttgaagtcatacAATATTATCCTATTCTTGAAACTTATTATCAGCTCCTCGGCAATACCTAAGATGTGTATTCTGACATTTTGCGAAAGTGAGTTAAAGAATGGCTTATTGGCAATGAAAACATACATAAGTAATTTTTAGATGTATCCTTGCTGTTGAaattttcatttccattttctttttcaatatgTGTTAAATTTAAGCTTTCATTGCTGAGCTTGAGTCCAAATCCATAGGTCTAAATGGACTTTATAAAGCTTAGGATTTTCCttctgaaagaaataaaattgataatgaagaataaaaataaatgaagaacaagacaCCAAGAGTCTGTTGTTCCAGGTATTATCTCTCAGCTCTCATGATTTATTCTTGTTCTGTTTGCACATTCAGAAGGGGAgcgagcaacggtaaagttgtcttcgTGTGGGTCaccgggttcgagccgtggaagcagtcactaatgcttgcattagggtaggctatctacatcacaccccttaggGTGCGACCCTTTCCCGAACCTTGCGTGAACGCGGGATACCCTGTGCACTGAGGTGCCTGTTTGCACATTCAAGCATAAGTTTGGGCTTTACATTAAAATTGCTAagaatgtttgaaaaaaaaaaaatattggagTCAAAGTTTCCAATTGCTGATTGCTGAAAATTGAAAAGTGACACCTAATACACAGATTTGCAGATAATGTGCAACTTTACTTCTAAGAGTGGTAAATTCAAAGGATCTTGACTTTTGACCCAATAAGCTAATTTTAATAGAATTGACCCACAATAGAGGATCTTGCGTGTTGCTAGAGACACTATGCTTTTGTTTCAAAATTTCTCATTAACTTAAATTCTTAGAAATTTTTGTAGAGCTTggcttttaaattattatttaagaaataatttttagttaaaaaaatacttttaagaatAGATGTTTATTTCTAcataaattttaagttttaagagttattttattaagaaattttttagattgaaaaagaatcaaatagACCACACATGGTGGTGAACAACATGTCATTTTGAACATTCTGAACCGTTGGACTACCTCACTCAATTGTGTTAAAgatattcaaaatataatatataactatataaagtagtatttaacttatatacgcagtataatttttcgacgaaagGTGTGCGCTTACTGGCATGAAGACATTTACAAGAGAAAATCTGATGAAAATCTAATGTCTGCGAAATTCTAACTTAAAATGAATGTCTAAACCCTGCTAATACAAATAAGTTAAATTCTTTGCGCTTAAAACTTAAAAATCCAATGTTTAAACCCTGCTAGCCACATAAGTAATTGGGTATTGTGTAGACAGAACTTACCCAtacctttaagatatgaatttTCAATATAATGCGAGAAAGAATAACAATAATAGCAACAATAAACCtaatgtaatcccacaagtggggtctgagaagggtatgtagtgtgtacgcaaaccttactccTACTTTTAAGAAGGCAGAGACAGTTTTCGATAGACGCTCGGCTCAAAAAAATAGAGGAAGGGGCACTGAATGCGAGAAATAATTCAGTAGAAAATTGGGACAGTGATGTTATTGGATCAAGGCTGCAATAAAGCACCCGTAAGAGGTAAAGATAGCCAAACTTATCACAGAAACATTACTCTCTGTCACTAGCATGAAATGGTTTAATACTAGGCTCAAGAATCCCTAAAAGGTCTGTTTGGATCTTTACTGAAGCAAAAATAAATAAGTACAAAAAAGTTAAACTCTTTAACATGAAAAATTGGTAATCTACccagtggcgaagccagaaaattcaataatggtgttcaaattttgaacacccttTGCCAGTGGACTATGCAAGAGTGTTCAAAATTTATTcttaatcaataacaagtaatattttatcttatacgtagtataatttttcggcgaagggtgcttttcaaatttcacaattcttatgtACTATTGTAAATCCTTGTACTATTGTAAATCGCGCACTAAATTTAATTAGGAAAAAGGTCGGATTTATCCTTGTACGATTATAAATCGTTTATATTTATCCTTCGTTATACTTTTTTATCATATACCTCCCTACTGCTACCAAAGTACATAAAAACCACTCCAAACCTAACTGTTGTCCCTGTGGCACCTTGACCCCTTAAATAAATTGCCACATAACAACCAATATCAGTATTTCAGTCAGAACACAAATCGATCCTCAAAATTTGACTTGTAATATCTATTCAATTTCAGCAACCGTATTAAAAGTTTGCAAATGACGAACTGGAGTTTCAGGTGCAAATTCTTCGAAATACTGCTAATTTTTTTAGCTCAAAAGTGATCTAAATCTTCACCATTCAGTCCCAAAATCTAGATATGAATTCTTCAAAATGTTTCCGATTTTTGAAATATTACTCAATAATAAATTCTAATATTTCATTAGATTAGATTCTAATGTTTCAATTGGTTGTTGCTATCCCTATAATAAATTTCATTGGTATAATATTCTGAGATCTAATATGTTTGATGTTCACCTCATTAATAATCTATCAAAATAAGAAAGCTTCTTCTGTATAATAACAAGCATGTATAATTATTACCTTAGTAATTAAGTAGCAAGTAGTTACACATGACTTTCCAAACAAAATTTAATTAGGAGTTTCTAAAACAACTTTTTTGTTAGAAACTTCGGGTTGGTGTTTTTatttaggcaaaatacataaacaaTTTCCCAACTTTAAGTGATGAGGTTGTGGCTTGGTGGCTATGGTGGAAGGGCGGCGGCAGCTATGGTTTGATTGGGGAGGAAGAAAGTGGGTccacataaaaaaaaaagagtataaTTTTAAGGATCTTTACGTGCTTAAAGTTGTGTGATAATCAAGCATTTTGCTATGTCAGTTTAAGGGATTCACGGTGTACACTTAAAGTAAGTTGAAGGGTCTGGATTTTCAATGGGCAAGTTGGAGTATTAATAGTAGAGACGAACTTTAAGTGTCTGTCTATGTATTTCGCCTTTTATTTATAGATATTGATGACTCTGAATTGAAAAAATCTTtcagaaaaaagaataaaagccAATAATACTTTTTTTTTGCAGTAAATTGTAAGTGTAGTCGAAAAATATTGCTCAAAGAGTAAATCGTTTTCATTCAAAAGGTGGAGGGCATATTGTCTATCATTTTCTTATTATATTAATACAGTTCGGATTGTCTATGTCAGGGCCGGCTCCATTGTATTTAGTTTACAATTCCATCATTTATACACATTTTTTGTTCCATTGTATTTAGTTTATTTCCTTATTAatccgttttaaaaaaaattaatattttttcatatttttttgatGGGAAGTTTTTAAGCTACACGGATGCTAGATCtatttaagaccacaaattttaaaagttttatgcAAAATATATAAATACTCCTTTTAAGTTGTCCACAATGATCAAATAGATACTTTAATTGTGCTAATGACTAGATAGACATCGGCTAATGATAGAACAGGGAGAAAATGATCTCTTACTACCAGTTCAATTTGGATAGAACCTACAAAGTTACGAGTTTTACTAATTGATCTACTTTGTTATATTATACCAATCATCTATGAAAATGTTCATATAACTCGAAAAATATTTATATGATCCATAACATCGATCTCCCCCTAAAACTAGCTAATATTCT is drawn from Nicotiana tabacum cultivar K326 chromosome 9, ASM71507v2, whole genome shotgun sequence and contains these coding sequences:
- the LOC107759532 gene encoding putative clathrin assembly protein At4g32285, coding for MAPSIRKAIGAVKDQTSISLAKVAGNVAPDLEVLVVKATTHDNEPADEKYIREILHLTSHSRGYVSAFVFAVSKRLSKTHDWVVALKALMLVHRLLTDGDPVLGQEIMYASRRGMRVLNMSDFRDEAHSNSWDHSGFVRTYAFYLDQKLEFTVYDRKLNDVDDKKRFEDGYGMDRRERSYSEFDESAGRGEKNGVTPVIEMKPERVLERLNQLLQLLDRFLACRPTGAAKNSRMVLVALYSLVKESFKIYADICEVLQFLLDRFAEMEYADCVKAFDAYVNAAKMIDELVGIYNWCKDIGIARSSEFPEVQIITDKLLGTLEGFLRERANRPRSPEISRVESSLAVEEEKQPDMNEIKALPPPENYIYTPPPQPGPQQRPDTQRVTENLVNLKDDGVTADGEGNKMALALFSGPVANGNGSWEAFPSDGEAGQVTSAWQTPAAEIGKADWELALVETASNLSKQKADLAGGFDSLLLNGMYDQGTVRQHVSNTQVTGGSASSVALPGPGNSSKPMLALPAPDGTVQPVGNQDPFAASLSVPPPSYVQMAELERKQQLLMQEQQLWQQYASNGMQGQMGLSKLAGTTSGYYGAGMQPSMPFGMPQNAGMGQPAGYYFTPL